From a region of the Helianthus annuus cultivar XRQ/B chromosome 5, HanXRQr2.0-SUNRISE, whole genome shotgun sequence genome:
- the LOC110939084 gene encoding uncharacterized protein LOC110939084 — MATFFDEATVGLIGIQCKDMVLKHGYTDRYQTPEPLYEAIGKDVTMQVQYARSTTPNPNSSVLSVNEVYDSKLNITATPPSPTQQTTSTADKKLALESNENRPSAKRQLYQSEGVSDTKKLRFPE; from the exons ATGGCAACATTTTTTGATGAGGCAACTGTTGGGTTAATCGGCATACAATGTAAAGACATGGTCCTGAAACATGGCTACACAGACCGTTATCAAACACCAGAACCCCTATATGAAGCCATTGGAAAAGACGTCACAATGCAGGTTCAATATGCCCGTTCAACAACTCCCAATCCTAACTCAAGTGTTCTCTCCGTCAACGAAGTCTATGACAGCAAGCTAAACATCACAGCAACACCACCTTCACCTACCCAACAAACAACATCTACTGCAGACAAAAAGTTGGCCCTAGAATCAAATGAAAACAGACCTTCAGCTAAACGTCAACTATATCAATCAG AAGGCGTAAGCGACACCAAGAAACTCAGGTTCCCGGAATAG